The proteins below come from a single Natranaerofaba carboxydovora genomic window:
- the ade gene encoding adenine deaminase, with amino-acid sequence MHSNKRNGEGHKLSKLTETLSITAMGNNKADMVIKNGNIVNVNTGEIEENKDIAIKASRVVLVGKADHTIGDNTKIIDASGYYLAPGFMDGHVHVESSMVTVTQFAKAVLPKGTTTIFMDPHEIANVLGMDGVKYMIEEGRDLPLRVLATMPSCVPSAPGFEDAGAIFGPEEIEEAMQWEEIIGLGEMMNFPGVIFGDTDVHEELKATLKSGKVITGHYSIPDTEKGLQAYSAAGIASCHEGTSKEDAISRMRLGMYAKMREGSAWHDVKENIKAITENNIDSRYGILVSDDVHPHTLLEKGHLDHVVRRAIQEGLNPITAIQMVTINTAQCFNVDRFMGSISPGRYADILFIKDLADVSIDKVIARGEVIAEHGELTTSLNTYEYPKSASNSVHLQENLKPEDFEVKVNTHENTVKTNVMEIVEAQVGTKHKIIDLPVNEGKVQPSLENDIIKAMVMDRHRGEGSFGLGFVKGFGIKEGAVASTVAHDSHNLLITGTNDEDMAYAGNILAEEGGGMIAVKDKQVLALLPLSIAGLISDKPVEEVAKLVDDMAEAWKKLGCDIVSPFMTMALLSLPVLPELRLTNRGLVDTLNFKFIRITE; translated from the coding sequence ATGCATAGTAATAAAAGAAACGGCGAAGGCCATAAATTATCAAAATTAACAGAAACTCTTTCAATAACTGCAATGGGAAATAACAAAGCAGACATGGTAATCAAAAATGGGAATATTGTAAACGTTAACACTGGAGAGATCGAAGAAAATAAAGATATAGCAATAAAAGCTAGCAGAGTTGTACTAGTAGGAAAGGCAGATCATACAATCGGAGATAACACAAAAATAATCGATGCTTCGGGATATTATCTTGCTCCTGGGTTTATGGATGGCCATGTTCATGTAGAAAGCAGTATGGTCACTGTCACACAGTTCGCTAAAGCTGTTCTTCCAAAAGGGACAACCACTATCTTTATGGACCCCCATGAAATTGCAAATGTACTTGGAATGGATGGAGTTAAATACATGATAGAAGAAGGAAGAGACCTTCCATTAAGAGTGCTAGCTACTATGCCATCTTGCGTCCCATCTGCTCCAGGTTTTGAAGATGCAGGAGCAATATTTGGACCCGAAGAAATAGAAGAAGCTATGCAATGGGAAGAGATTATTGGACTTGGCGAGATGATGAATTTCCCTGGAGTTATTTTTGGAGATACGGATGTTCACGAAGAGTTAAAAGCTACTCTTAAAAGTGGAAAAGTCATAACCGGTCATTATTCTATACCTGACACTGAAAAAGGTTTGCAGGCTTATTCTGCTGCTGGTATAGCATCCTGTCATGAAGGTACTTCAAAGGAAGATGCTATATCAAGGATGAGACTTGGAATGTATGCCAAAATGAGAGAAGGATCAGCCTGGCATGATGTTAAAGAAAACATCAAGGCAATTACGGAAAATAATATAGATTCCCGTTATGGTATCCTTGTTTCTGACGATGTTCACCCACACACACTCCTCGAGAAAGGACATTTAGATCATGTAGTCAGAAGAGCCATCCAGGAAGGATTGAATCCTATTACTGCTATACAGATGGTTACAATAAATACTGCACAATGCTTCAATGTAGATAGATTTATGGGGAGTATTTCTCCAGGTCGTTATGCTGATATTCTATTTATCAAAGACCTAGCTGATGTAAGTATTGATAAAGTAATAGCAAGGGGAGAGGTTATCGCAGAACATGGTGAATTAACGACTTCCCTAAACACATATGAATACCCAAAATCTGCTTCAAACTCTGTTCACCTTCAAGAAAATTTAAAACCAGAAGACTTTGAAGTTAAAGTCAACACACACGAAAATACCGTAAAAACAAATGTAATGGAAATTGTCGAAGCACAAGTTGGAACAAAACACAAAATTATCGATCTGCCAGTTAACGAAGGAAAAGTACAGCCTTCTTTAGAAAACGATATTATTAAAGCAATGGTTATGGATAGACACAGAGGAGAAGGAAGTTTCGGTCTAGGTTTTGTAAAAGGATTTGGAATAAAAGAAGGTGCAGTAGCTTCTACTGTAGCACATGACAGTCATAATCTATTAATAACGGGAACTAATGACGAAGATATGGCTTATGCCGGTAATATTTTAGCAGAAGAAGGTGGGGGGATGATAGCTGTCAAAGACAAACAAGTATTAGCTCTCCTGCCTCTAAGCATAGCAGGCTTAATCTCAGATAAACCAGTAGAAGAAGTAGCTAAATTGGTAGATGATATGGCTGAAGCCTGGAAAAAACTCGGTTGTGATATAGTCTCGCCATTTATGACAATGGCTCTTTTGAGCTTACCTGTATTACCAGAATTAAGACTTACAAATAGAGGCCTCGTCGATACCTTAAATTTTAAATTTATCAGAATTACCGAATAA
- a CDS encoding metallopeptidase family protein has protein sequence MNFSEFKSCVNQIINNKIPPELMKNLNMGIIIMQETKAEDDYYIMGEYINDDLGKYVVLYYGSFNEILENKTDKKWQEEILSTIKHELTHHVEALAGEEKLAKFEELEELKELEKNKPKKDTLGKILKFIFNNFPGKRKN, from the coding sequence ATGAACTTTTCTGAATTTAAAAGTTGTGTTAATCAAATAATTAATAATAAGATTCCTCCTGAGTTAATGAAAAACCTCAATATGGGAATCATTATTATGCAAGAAACAAAAGCAGAAGACGATTACTATATAATGGGTGAATACATCAATGATGATTTGGGTAAATATGTTGTTCTTTATTATGGCTCTTTTAATGAAATTTTGGAAAACAAAACAGATAAAAAATGGCAAGAAGAGATACTATCAACAATAAAACATGAGTTAACACATCATGTTGAAGCCCTTGCAGGAGAAGAAAAGTTAGCTAAATTTGAAGAACTAGAAGAGTTAAAAGAATTAGAAAAAAACAAGCCAAAAAAAGATACCCTCGGGAAAATTCTAAAGTTTATATTTAATAATTTCCCGGGAAAGCGCAAAAACTGA
- a CDS encoding methyltetrahydrofolate cobalamin methyltransferase, with product MLIVGEKINTSRKSIKEAVENKDDEFIKKVTKDQKEAGAHYIDVNCGTFINNEPELMQWLVETVQEEVDLPLCIDSPNPEAVKAGLEAHKNGQPMLNSISGEKERYDGLTPLVKEYNCKVVVLCMDDDGIPQGAAKRFEVAQKVINDLKAEGVKEDDIYVDPLIQPISTDTNNGMSVFETIERVHSEFNDVHTICGLSNVSYGLPKRKILNQTFMILCMKSGLDSVILDPTDKEMMARIVSTRALMGNDNFCSSYLKSYRKGILGD from the coding sequence ATGCTCATAGTAGGGGAAAAAATAAACACAAGTAGAAAATCGATTAAAGAAGCAGTAGAAAACAAAGATGATGAGTTCATTAAAAAAGTTACAAAAGACCAAAAAGAAGCCGGAGCCCATTATATCGATGTAAACTGTGGAACCTTTATAAATAACGAACCAGAGTTAATGCAGTGGCTTGTAGAAACTGTTCAAGAAGAAGTTGATTTGCCTCTATGCATTGACAGTCCAAATCCAGAAGCAGTAAAAGCTGGGCTAGAGGCACACAAAAACGGACAACCTATGTTAAATTCAATCAGTGGTGAAAAAGAAAGATATGATGGGCTAACACCTCTAGTGAAAGAATACAATTGTAAGGTAGTAGTTCTTTGCATGGATGATGATGGTATACCCCAGGGCGCAGCAAAAAGATTTGAAGTAGCACAAAAAGTTATAAATGATTTAAAAGCCGAAGGGGTTAAGGAAGACGATATTTACGTCGATCCATTAATTCAGCCTATCAGCACAGATACTAATAATGGAATGTCTGTATTTGAAACCATAGAAAGAGTACATTCAGAATTCAATGATGTCCACACCATATGTGGTTTAAGTAATGTCTCTTATGGTCTTCCTAAGAGAAAAATACTAAACCAAACCTTCATGATCTTATGTATGAAGTCAGGACTTGATTCAGTAATCTTAGATCCTACAGATAAAGAAATGATGGCTAGAATAGTATCGACCAGGGCTTTGATGGGTAATGATAATTTTTGCAGCAGCTATCTAAAATCTTATAGAAAAGGTATATTAGGAGATTAA
- a CDS encoding sodium/glutamate symporter codes for MSPEMISEAIEHPEVISAIMEGAPLAILKDFGLMALLIFIGKLLRTRVAFFQNFFIPPSIIAGFIGLIFGPQLIDVIPWSEAIANYAWLLVVILFATFPIGRKKVKGLKSIVNKAGPTFFFNKFAEVAQFAIGALLGITVFRIVWPDLHEGFAWMLPAGFAGGHGYATAIGTTFGQYGFEDPVTIGMTMATIGLLMAVFLGIFIIKQATKKGYTRIVDEVGNLPPSMTKGLVEEKDRQSMGSSTTSPMSIDPLAWHLALVLLVTLAGVYLTEWLGQFKVAGEPLYIPELATAVIFGFAFQALLERLNMAQYIDKEVITRIGSTVSDFMVGFGVASIQISVVLELWQPLLFLVIVGVGWLLFNLFYIAPRMLNNFWFERGIFNFGWCSGVVAFGVVLLRIVDPDYRSETLEDYGIAYIIFAWTQLVLTAFVPVFFVMAPEITTGLLIAAAVALLVLAKVAGFWYPADKTAPREGEAEKISGVKTDSQ; via the coding sequence ATGTCCCCAGAAATGATTTCGGAGGCAATTGAACATCCAGAAGTTATTTCAGCTATTATGGAAGGAGCTCCTTTAGCAATATTAAAGGACTTCGGCTTAATGGCACTATTGATATTTATAGGAAAACTTTTAAGAACAAGGGTAGCATTCTTTCAAAATTTCTTCATCCCGCCATCAATAATTGCTGGATTTATCGGACTAATATTTGGGCCGCAGTTGATAGATGTTATACCATGGTCTGAAGCAATTGCTAACTACGCCTGGCTTTTAGTTGTAATACTTTTTGCAACTTTCCCTATAGGTAGAAAGAAAGTAAAAGGTCTAAAGTCGATTGTAAATAAAGCAGGGCCAACATTTTTCTTTAACAAATTTGCCGAGGTCGCACAATTTGCCATAGGGGCACTCTTAGGAATCACTGTGTTTAGGATAGTATGGCCAGATCTTCACGAAGGTTTCGCCTGGATGCTTCCTGCAGGTTTTGCCGGTGGCCACGGTTATGCAACTGCTATCGGAACTACCTTTGGACAATATGGTTTTGAAGATCCTGTTACAATAGGGATGACTATGGCAACTATAGGTTTATTAATGGCAGTATTTTTAGGTATTTTTATCATCAAACAGGCGACTAAAAAAGGTTATACAAGGATTGTTGATGAGGTTGGAAACTTACCTCCTTCTATGACTAAAGGCCTTGTTGAGGAAAAAGATAGACAAAGTATGGGATCTTCAACAACTTCTCCAATGTCTATAGATCCTCTTGCATGGCATCTTGCTTTAGTTTTGCTAGTTACTCTCGCAGGTGTTTATCTGACAGAATGGCTCGGACAATTCAAAGTGGCAGGTGAACCTTTGTATATTCCTGAACTAGCTACTGCAGTTATCTTTGGATTTGCTTTCCAGGCTTTATTGGAAAGACTAAACATGGCTCAGTACATTGATAAAGAAGTAATCACAAGGATTGGAAGTACAGTTTCAGATTTCATGGTTGGCTTTGGTGTAGCTTCAATCCAAATTTCAGTAGTATTAGAGCTTTGGCAACCACTATTGTTCTTAGTTATCGTAGGTGTCGGGTGGTTACTATTTAACCTATTCTACATTGCGCCAAGAATGCTTAATAACTTCTGGTTCGAAAGAGGTATTTTCAACTTCGGTTGGTGTAGTGGAGTAGTTGCTTTTGGTGTTGTTTTACTTCGCATTGTAGATCCTGATTATAGAAGTGAAACCCTAGAAGATTACGGAATAGCATATATTATCTTCGCATGGACACAGTTAGTTTTAACAGCCTTTGTTCCAGTTTTCTTTGTTATGGCACCAGAAATAACCACAGGGTTGTTGATAGCAGCAGCTGTAGCTTTACTTGTACTTGCAAAGGTTGCAGGATTCTGGTACCCAGCTGATAAGACAGCTCCAAGAGAGGGAGAAGCTGAAAAAATATCAGGTGTAAAGACAGATAGTCAGTAA
- a CDS encoding trimethylamine methyltransferase family protein, which translates to MLKGGVEANYLKFLSQEDIEKIHQASMQLLEEVGVKLGDKEALELCEEKGAKVDYEKKLVYFDRDIATRAVESAPSTVTIYSRDESKDNVELGGTKVYLGTGGTALSILNLDRNRVKTTCDDVQKTAKLVDALDNIHFYLIPCYPNEIETKDADVNRFYHAMNNTTKPIMGGVYTIDGCERVIDMATEIAGGKENLKEKPFISFISSVVSPLQYEDNHVKILMRIAEEEIPVATSCAPLSGATAPVTLAGTLAQINAEALAGVIMTQLVNPGAPVLYSTVPTIMDMKTMNCIFGSPEAAMMNAATAQLAQYYDLPLYSTGGITDSKQLDQQAGFEKAMTAILPALSGANFIHEAAGMLDSCMTLSYAQYVIDSEANGYILRTLKGIDVNEETLAVDVISKVGPGGDFLSQKHTTKHMRKELFFPELAARTDYAGWEKAGAKDLWDKAEVKAKDLLENYKPNPIPKEADEKIKEKEPNIKLD; encoded by the coding sequence ATGTTAAAGGGCGGAGTAGAAGCAAACTATTTAAAGTTTTTAAGCCAGGAGGATATCGAAAAAATTCATCAAGCTTCTATGCAGTTATTAGAAGAAGTAGGGGTTAAATTAGGTGACAAAGAAGCTTTAGAACTCTGCGAAGAAAAAGGGGCTAAAGTAGATTATGAGAAAAAATTAGTTTATTTTGATCGGGATATCGCTACCAGGGCAGTAGAAAGTGCTCCTTCCACGGTTACTATATACAGTAGAGATGAAAGCAAAGATAATGTAGAGCTTGGAGGAACTAAAGTTTATCTAGGTACAGGTGGGACTGCATTGTCTATCTTAAATCTTGACAGAAATAGGGTTAAAACCACTTGTGATGACGTTCAAAAGACGGCCAAGCTAGTAGATGCATTAGATAATATTCACTTTTATCTAATACCCTGTTATCCAAATGAAATTGAAACAAAAGATGCTGATGTCAATAGATTTTATCATGCTATGAACAACACTACAAAGCCAATCATGGGAGGAGTATACACTATAGATGGTTGTGAAAGAGTCATTGATATGGCTACCGAAATTGCTGGAGGCAAAGAAAATCTAAAAGAAAAACCTTTCATATCTTTTATATCAAGTGTTGTTAGTCCACTGCAGTATGAAGATAATCATGTGAAAATATTGATGAGAATTGCAGAAGAAGAAATACCGGTAGCAACATCATGTGCACCTCTCTCTGGTGCTACAGCTCCCGTAACTTTAGCTGGAACATTAGCACAAATCAATGCAGAAGCACTTGCAGGTGTTATAATGACTCAATTAGTAAATCCAGGAGCTCCTGTACTATACTCGACTGTTCCTACAATAATGGACATGAAAACGATGAATTGTATTTTTGGTAGCCCAGAAGCTGCTATGATGAACGCTGCTACGGCTCAGTTAGCCCAATATTATGACCTACCTTTATATTCTACTGGAGGAATCACTGATTCAAAACAGCTAGACCAGCAGGCTGGCTTTGAGAAAGCTATGACTGCTATATTACCAGCCCTATCTGGAGCTAATTTCATTCATGAAGCTGCAGGTATGTTAGATAGCTGTATGACACTAAGCTACGCTCAATATGTGATCGACAGCGAAGCCAATGGATATATTTTAAGGACACTAAAAGGAATTGATGTAAACGAAGAGACTTTAGCAGTTGATGTTATTTCTAAAGTAGGACCGGGAGGCGACTTCTTAAGTCAAAAACACACAACTAAACACATGAGAAAAGAACTCTTCTTCCCAGAACTAGCAGCTCGTACCGATTATGCCGGATGGGAAAAAGCAGGTGCAAAGGACCTGTGGGATAAGGCAGAAGTTAAAGCTAAAGATCTATTAGAAAACTATAAACCAAACCCAATTCCTAAAGAAGCTGATGAAAAGATAAAAGAAAAAGAACCAAATATTAAGCTTGATTAG
- a CDS encoding cobalamin B12-binding domain-containing protein: MEATEKIREAVMAGEEEDVVENIKEALNSDVPIQQITQEGLTKAMDEIGPKMASGELFVPEVLMCAEAMKKGLEYLKPMMQEGDHHYLGKVVVGTVEGDLHDIGKNMVVMMLESSGFEVVDLGIDVPVNDFVEAAKEHKPEIMGLSALLTTTMPAMKETVNALKDNNIDAKIIVGGAPVSEEFAEEIGADGYGSDASSAVELSKDIMQVS; the protein is encoded by the coding sequence ATGGAAGCAACCGAGAAAATTCGTGAAGCTGTTATGGCAGGAGAAGAAGAGGATGTTGTAGAGAATATTAAAGAAGCTTTAAACAGTGATGTCCCTATTCAACAGATCACTCAAGAGGGATTAACTAAAGCTATGGATGAAATCGGACCTAAAATGGCTTCAGGGGAGTTATTTGTACCCGAAGTTCTTATGTGTGCTGAAGCTATGAAAAAAGGTTTAGAATATCTAAAACCAATGATGCAGGAAGGTGATCATCACTATTTAGGCAAGGTAGTTGTTGGTACAGTAGAAGGAGACCTACACGATATAGGTAAAAATATGGTAGTCATGATGCTTGAAAGCTCTGGATTTGAAGTGGTTGATCTTGGAATCGATGTGCCTGTAAATGATTTTGTTGAAGCAGCTAAAGAACACAAACCTGAAATAATGGGACTTTCTGCACTATTAACAACAACTATGCCTGCAATGAAAGAAACAGTTAATGCATTAAAAGACAACAATATAGATGCCAAGATAATTGTTGGAGGAGCACCGGTCAGTGAAGAGTTTGCAGAGGAGATTGGAGCGGATGGGTACGGATCTGATGCATCTTCAGCTGTAGAGTTGTCAAAAGATATTATGCAAGTAAGCTAA
- a CDS encoding corrinoid protein has product MEDFFQKIREAIYVGEAEKVMELTKEALKKWYPPEVVLEKGIISGIDDVAKKFKNEKVLVPEVLMSARAMYAGYTILEPYFKSDNNHFKAKAVLGTVEGDIHDIGKNLVKIYLNSLGVKVIDLGVDITVEGFVKAVKEEEPDFLMISALLTTTMKVMQDIIKEVNKLPLRKNLKIVVGGTPVTDVFANEIGADYYFSDALETKDYLEKNLKKMLVR; this is encoded by the coding sequence ATGGAGGATTTTTTTCAAAAAATTAGAGAAGCAATTTATGTAGGTGAAGCCGAAAAAGTAATGGAACTTACTAAAGAAGCACTAAAAAAATGGTATCCACCTGAAGTTGTTTTAGAAAAAGGCATTATATCAGGTATTGATGACGTAGCCAAAAAGTTTAAAAACGAAAAAGTTCTTGTTCCTGAAGTATTAATGTCAGCAAGGGCAATGTATGCTGGGTATACAATTTTAGAGCCTTATTTTAAGTCAGACAATAATCACTTTAAAGCAAAGGCAGTCCTAGGTACTGTTGAAGGAGACATACATGACATTGGAAAAAACCTTGTGAAAATTTATTTGAATTCTTTAGGTGTTAAAGTAATAGACCTAGGTGTAGATATTACAGTCGAAGGATTCGTAAAAGCAGTGAAAGAAGAAGAGCCAGATTTTTTAATGATTTCAGCTCTTTTAACCACAACAATGAAAGTGATGCAGGATATAATAAAAGAAGTTAATAAGCTTCCATTAAGGAAAAATCTTAAAATAGTAGTTGGAGGAACACCTGTAACCGATGTTTTTGCAAATGAGATAGGGGCAGATTATTATTTTTCAGATGCACTAGAGACTAAAGATTATCTTGAAAAAAATTTAAAGAAAATGCTTGTAAGGTAG